The nucleotide sequence CACGAGGCCCGTGAGCGGCTGCGCACCGACGCGGAGGCGGCCCGTACCGAGGCCGAGCAGATCCTGCGCCGGGCCCGTACGGACGCCGAGCGGCTGCTGAACGCCGCCTCCTCCCAGGCGCAGGAGGCCACCGACCACGCCGAGCAGCTCCGTACCTCCACCGCCAGCGAGTCGGACGCCGCGCGCCGGCAGGCCGCCGAGCTGAGCCGCGGTGCCGAGGAGCGGATGGCGGAGGCCGAGCGCTCGCTGCGCAGCGCCCGGTCCGAGGCGGAGAAGCTGGTCACCGAGGCCAAGGAGGCCGCCTCCAAGGCGCTCTCCAGCGCCGAGGCCGCCAACGAGACCCGCACGCGTACCGCCAAGGAGCAGGTCGCCCGGCTGGTCAGCGAGGCCACCAAGGAGGCCGAGACCACCAAGGCCGACGCCGAGCAGTTGGTCGCGGACGCCCGTGCCGAGGCGGAGAAGATCCTCGCGGAGGCCGGGGAGAACGCCCGCAGCGCCACCGCCGAGGAGACCGCCAGCCAGCTCTCGAAGGCCGCGCGGACGGCCGAGGAGGTCCTGAACAAGGCCGCCGAGGACGCCCGCAAGACCACCAGGGCCGCCACCGAGGAGGCCGAGCGCATCCGCTCGGAGGCCGAGGCGGAGGCGGACCGGCTGCGTGCCGAGGCGCACGACATCGCCGAGGAGCTCAAGGGCACGGCGAAGGACGACACCAAGGAGTACCGCGCCAAGACGGTCGAGCTGCAGGAGGAGGCCCGCAGGCTGCGCGGCGAGGCCGAGCAACTGCGCGCCGACGCCGTCGCCGAGGGCGACTCCATCCGCGCCGAGGCCCGCCGCGAGGCGGTCACCCAGATCGAGGAGGCGGCGAAGTCCGCCGAGGAACTCCTCGCCAAGGCCAAGGCCGACGCGGACGAGCTGCGCAAGACCGCCACCACCGACAGCGAGAAGGTCCGCACCGAGGCCATCGAGCGGGCGACCAGCCTGCGCCGGCAGGCCGAGGAGACGCTGGAGCGCACCCGCAAGGAGGCCGAGCGGCTCAAGGCCGAGGCCGAGGAGCGGGCCGAGACGGTCGGCGCGGACGCCGAGAAGGCCGCGCGCGAGCTGCGCGAGGAGGCCGAGAAGGCCGCCGAGGCGCGCCGCGAGGAGGCCGCCGGTGAGCTGACGCGGCTGCAGACCGAGACGCAGGAGCGGCTGGAGTCGGCGGAGCAGGCGCTCACCGAGGCCCGCGAAGAGGCGTCCGGTATCCGGCGCGAGGCCGGCGAGGAGGCCGAGCGGCTGCGGTCCGAGGCCGCCGAGCGCATCCGTACGCTCCAGCAGCAGGCCGAGACCGAGGCCGAGCGGCTGCGTGACGAGGCCGCGGCGGACGCGTCGGCCTCGCGTGCCGAGGGTGAGTCGGTGGCCGTGCGGCTGCGGTCGGAGGCCGCGGCGGAGGCCGAGCGGCTCAAGGCCGAGGCACAGGAGACGGCCGACCGGGTCCGCGCGGAGGCGCAGGCCGCGGCCGAGCGGCTGGGCACGGAGGCGTCCGAGACGCTGGCCGCCGCCCAGGAGGAGGCCGCCCGGCGCCGCCGCGAGGCGGAGGAACTGCTCGGTTCCGCCCGCGAGGAGGCGGACCAGGAGCGCGAGCGGGCCCGCGAGCAGAGCGAGGAGCTGCTGGCCTCGGCGCGCAAGCGCGTGGAGGAGGCACAGGCCGAGGCGACCCGGCTGGTCGAGGAGGCGGACCGGCGGGCCACCGAGATGGTGTCCGCCGCCGAGACCCACGCGGCACAGGTGCGGGACTCCGTCAGCGGGCTGCACGAGCAGGCGCAGGAGGAGATCGCCGGGCTGCGTTCGGCCGCCGAGCACGCGGCGGACCGTACCCGTCGGGAGGCCGAGGAGGAGGCGGACCGGGTCCGCACCGACGCCTACGCCGAGCGGGAGCGGGCGAGCGAGGACGCCACGCGGCTGCGCCGGGAGGCGGACGAGGAGTCCGAGGCGGCCAGGGCGCTCGCGGAGCGCACGGTCGCCGAGGCGGCCGAGGAGTCGGAGCGGCTGCGCTCGGACGCGTCCGAGTACGCCCAGCGGGTGCGTACCGAGGCGTCGGACAAGCTGGCGGAGGCCGACCAGAGCGCGTCGCGGACGCGGGCGGACGCCCGTGAGGACGCCAACCGCATCCGTTCGGACGCGGCGACGCAGGCCGACACCCTGATCACCGAGGCTAGTTCCGAGGCGGAGCGGCTCCAGGCCGAGACGGTCGCGGAGGCGGACCGGGTCCGCGCCGAGGCGGTGGCGGGTGCCGAGAAGCTGATCGCGGACGCGACCGACGACGCGGAGCGGCTGCGTGCCGAGGCGGCGGAGACGGTCGGTACGGCGCAGCGGCACGCGGAGCGGATGCGTGCCGACGCCGACCGGGCCAGGTCCGAGGCGGAGGCGGAGGCCGAGCGGCTGACGGGCTCGGCGCGCGAGGAGGCCGACCGGACGCTGGACGAGGCGCGCAGCGAGGCCAACAAGCGGCGCTCCGAGGCGGCCGAGCAGGTCGACACGCTCATCTCGGAGACGGCGGCCGAGGCGGACAAGCTGATCGCGGAGGCGCGGCAGCAGGCGCAGAAGGCCACCGCGGACGCGGAGGGCCAGGCCGACACGATGGTGGGCGCGGCCCGCACCGAGGCCGACCGGATCGTGTCCGAGGCGACGGTGGAGGGCAACTCCCGTGTGGAGAAGGCCCGTACGGACGCCGACGAGCTGCTGGTCGGGGCACGCCGGGACGCGACCGCGATCCGGGAGCGGGCGGAGGAACTGCGCGAGCGGGTCACCTCGGAGATCGAGGAGCTGCACGAGCGGGCCCGCCGGGAGTCGGCGGAGACGATGAAGTCGACCGGCGACCGCTGCGACGCGCTGATCAAGGCGTCCGAGGAGCAGTTGTCCAAGGCGCAGGCGAAGGCCAAGGAGCTGGTGTCGGAGGCCAACTCCGAGGCGGGCAAGGTGCGGATCGCCGCCGTGAAGAAGGCGGAGGGTCTGCTCAAGGAGGCCGAGCAGAAGAAGACCAGGCTCGTCAAGGAGGCCGAGGACCTGAAGGCCGAGGCGATCCGCGAGGCGCGGCGCACGGTCGAGGAGGGCAAGCGGGAGCTGGAGATCCTGGTGCGCCGCCGGGAGGACATCAACACCGAGATCTCCCGTGTCCAGGACGTGCTGGAGGCGCTGGAGTCGTTCGAGGGTCCGGCCGGCAAGGACGGCGGTGTCAAGGCGGGGGCCACGGTGGGGCCGCCTCGATCGGGTGGCAAGAACTCGGAGGGGTAGCACCGGGTCACACCGGGTACCGCGGGGAGCGGAAATACGGTTGTTCTGGCGGGCTTTGCCCTGGTATTCGGCAATCTGTCGGGTGGTCAGCCACCCGAAAGAGGTGTCATTCTCCAGACCAAACACGTATCCGCTCGATGACACACCGCTTCGGCGCCTAGGATTCCCTCTATCACCTCACCGGTCTCATTCGACAGGAACCCCATGAGCGACACTTCCCCCTACGGCTTCGAGCTAGTGCGGCGTGGATACGACCGCGCTCAGGTGGACGAACGCATCTCCAAGCTCGTCTCCGACCGTGACAGCGCGCTCTCCCGGATCACCGCCCTGGAGAAGCGCATCGAGGAGCTCCACCTCGAGACGCAGAACGCCCAGGCCCAGATCACCGACGCCGAGCCGTCGTATGCGGGTCTCGGTGCGCGGGTCGAGAAGATCCTGCGCCTCGCCGAGGAGGAGGCGAAGGACCTGCGCGAGGAGGCGCGGCGCGCTTCCGAACAGCACCGCGAGCTGGCCGAGTCGGCCGCCCAGCAGGTTCGCAACGACGCCGAGGCGTTCGCCGCCGAGCGCAAGGCGAAGTCCGAGGACGAGGGCGTCCGGATCGTCGAGAAGGCCAAGGGCGAGGCGTCGCAGCTCCGGTCCGACGCGCAGAAGGACGCGCAGTCCAAGCGCGAGGAGGCGGACGCCCTCTTCGAGGAGACCCGCGCCAAGGCCGCGCAGGCCGCCGCCGACTTCGAGACCAACCTCGCCAAGCGGCGTGAGCAGTCCGAGCGGGACCTGGCGTCGCGTCAGCAGAAGGCGGAGAAGCGGCTCGCGGAGATCGAGCACCGCGCCGAGCAGCTCCGCCTGGAGGCGGAGAAGCTGCGCACCGACGCCGACCGCCGTGCGCGCCAGACGGTGGAGACGGCGCAGCGTCAGGCCGAGGACATCGTGGCGGACGCCAACGCCAAGGCGGACCGGATCCGTTCGGAGTCCGAGCGGGAGCTGGCGGCGCTGACCAACCGCCGCGACAGCATCAACGCCCAGCTCACCAACGTCCGCGAGATGCTCGCCACGCTGACGGGTGCCGCGGTCGCCGCCGCCGGTTCCCCGGTGGAGGACGAGACGGTCGCGCGTGGCGTTCCGGCGCAGCAGACCCGGTGACACTCGGGCGCGGTCGTAACTGAGCGCGGGCGAAGCCCCCTGCCGCCGGCGGCAGGGGGCTTCGGCCGTTCTCGGCCCGGATACGCCCGGTGAGGCTCTGGCTTTACTTTCTCTTGGGCGGAACCGGGCCGACCCGGATATCCTCCTAACCCTTACGGGGGCACGCGCCCCGCTGTCCTGAACCTTCCGATGGGTGCGGAGCATGATCGAGGCTGTTGGCCTGACCAAGCGGTACGGCGACAAGACCGCCGTGCACGACCTCTCCTTCCAGGTACGTCCCGGCGCGGTGACCGGCTTCCTCGGGCCCAACGGCTCCGGCAAGTCCACGACCATGCGGATGATCCTCGGGCTGGACAACCCCACCTCCGGCTCGGTGACCATCGGCGGCTACCCGTACCGCAAGCTGCCCAACGCACCGCGTGAGGTCGGCGCGCTGCTCGACGCCAAGGCGGTGCACGGCGGCCGGTCCGCCCGCAACCACCTGCTCAGCCTCGCCCAGCTCTCCGGTATCCCGGCCCGCCGGGTGGACGAGGTGCTCGGGGTGGTCGGCCTCCAGGAAGTGGCCCGTAAGCGCTCCAAGGGTTTCTCGCTCGGCATGGGGCAGCGCCTCGGCATCGCCGCCGCCCTCCTGGGCGACCCCCAGGTGCTGCTCTTCGACGAGCCGGTCAACGGCCTCGACCCCGAGGGCATCCTCTGGGTCCGCAACCTGATGAAGGCGCTCGCCGCCGAGGGCCGTACGGTCTTCGTCTCCTCGCACCTGATGAGCGAGATGGCGCTGACCGCCGACCACCTCATCGTGATCGGGCGCGGTCAGCTCCTGGCCGACATGAGCGTGACCGACTTCATCTCCGCGAACTCCGCCGACTTCGCGCGGGTGCGCACCCCGGACACCGAGCCGCAGCAGCGGGAGAAGCTGACCTCGGCGCTGACCGAGGCGGGCGGCCATGTGCTGCCCGAGCTGGACGGCGCGCTCCGGGTGACCGGGCTGGCGCTCCCCCGCATCAGCGACCTCGCGCACGAGGCGGACGTACGGCTGTGGGAGCTGTCCCCGCACCAGGCGTCGCTGGAGGAGGCGTACATGCGGATGACGCAGAGCGTCGTCGACTACCGCTCCACCGTCGACCAGCGCTCCGGGCTCCAGCAGCCGCTGCCGCCCGGTGTCCAGCCGCCGATGCCGGTGCCGGGCCAGGGCCAGCCCGGCTGGTACGCCCCGCCGCCGCCCGCGCCGGGCACCCCGTACGCGCCGCCGGCGCCCACCGCGCCCGGCACCGGCGGACCGAACCCGTACGCCGCGCCCGCCGAACCGACCCAGCCCGAGGACTCCCGATGAGCACCCAGAAGCCTCCGACGCCCGAGGCGCCCGCCGTCGCGCCCGGCGGTTCCCACTCCGGCTACAGCTCACCGATCCCCGTCACCCGTACGCATCTGGGGCACGCGCTGGCCTCGGAGTGGACGAAGATGAAGTCGGTGCGCTCCACGGTGTGGACGCTCGGCGTGTTCGTCCTGCTCGTGGTCGGCATCGGCCTGCTGGCCGCGGTGGCGGTCGGGGGCGCCGGTGAGCTGAGCGGACAGAACCCGCTGACCTTCGGCTTCTTCGGGCTGCTGCTCGGCATGATGTGCGTGATGACGCTGGGCGTGCTGACCACGGCGTCCGAGTACGGCACGGGCATGATCCGTACGACGATGACCGCGTGCCCGAGCCGGGGCCGGGTGCTGGCGGCCAAGTCGATCGTGTTCTTCGTCGTCGCCTTCGTGGTGACGCTGGCCACCGTGTCCTTCGTCGCGCTGCTCCAGACCTCGATCCTGAAGGGGCACGGCGCCCGCACCCCGTCCGGCGGGGAGTGGCTGAAGGCCACGGTCGGGATAAGCCTCTACATCGCGCTGCTGGGCCTGCTGTCGCTGCTCGTCGGCTCGATGATCCGGCACTCGGCGGGCGCCATCACCATCATGATCGGCGCCGTGCTGGCCCCGCTGGTGACCGCGCTGTTCATGAACGCGAACTCGCTGGAGAAGGTGCAGCAGGCGCTGCTGGAGTACTCGATCCCGAGCCAGATGGGCGTCTTCTACGACAACACCCTCAGCCACTCCGGACCCTCGGGCTGGGAGCCGCTGTGGATCATGCTCGGCGTGACGGCGGCGGCCTTCGCCGGTGCGTACGCGCTGCTGGAGAGCCGGGACGTCTGATCCCCGGCCGGGGTCAGAACCTGGGCCAGTTCCCGGACCGCCGTACCCGCGTGGTGCGGCGGTCCCGTGCGTTCCAGCACGCCTTGTGCCAGTGCCGCCGGTCGTCGACGCCCGAGTGCTCCGGCCAGGCCACCACGTGCGGGACACCGGAGGGGATGACCTGGTCGCAGCCGGGGCAGCGGTAGGTCTTGCCGTCGGTGCTCGCCCCGGCGACATGGCGCACGCTCCACTCCTCGCCCTGCCAGCTCTCGGTGGACTGCCAGCCGCCGTACCGGCCCGACCGGTCGTCCTCGGCACCTCGGCCGGACGAGTCTGCCGTCTTCGGTCGGTTGCGACGCGGGGACACGGGACACCTCTCGGGGCTATACAGGAAGCACGGGCCGCGTCCAGCCTACGCGGCACCGGCGGGGGTACGCGTAGGTCACCAACCCGTACAAGTCCCCTTCC is from Streptomyces seoulensis and encodes:
- the scy gene encoding polarized growth protein Scy encodes the protein MRGYESQEREPAADVDHLSRFEAEMKRLKTEREKAIQHAEDLGYQVEVLRAKLHEARRTLMTRPAYDGGDIGYQAEQLLRNAQVQADQLRQDAERELSQARAQTQRILQEHAEHSARLQAELHQEAVTRRQQLDQELAERRQTVESHVNENVAWAEQLRARTEQQARRLLDESRAEAEQAMAAARTEAERLTHEARERLRTDAEAARTEAEQILRRARTDAERLLNAASSQAQEATDHAEQLRTSTASESDAARRQAAELSRGAEERMAEAERSLRSARSEAEKLVTEAKEAASKALSSAEAANETRTRTAKEQVARLVSEATKEAETTKADAEQLVADARAEAEKILAEAGENARSATAEETASQLSKAARTAEEVLNKAAEDARKTTRAATEEAERIRSEAEAEADRLRAEAHDIAEELKGTAKDDTKEYRAKTVELQEEARRLRGEAEQLRADAVAEGDSIRAEARREAVTQIEEAAKSAEELLAKAKADADELRKTATTDSEKVRTEAIERATSLRRQAEETLERTRKEAERLKAEAEERAETVGADAEKAARELREEAEKAAEARREEAAGELTRLQTETQERLESAEQALTEAREEASGIRREAGEEAERLRSEAAERIRTLQQQAETEAERLRDEAAADASASRAEGESVAVRLRSEAAAEAERLKAEAQETADRVRAEAQAAAERLGTEASETLAAAQEEAARRRREAEELLGSAREEADQERERAREQSEELLASARKRVEEAQAEATRLVEEADRRATEMVSAAETHAAQVRDSVSGLHEQAQEEIAGLRSAAEHAADRTRREAEEEADRVRTDAYAERERASEDATRLRREADEESEAARALAERTVAEAAEESERLRSDASEYAQRVRTEASDKLAEADQSASRTRADAREDANRIRSDAATQADTLITEASSEAERLQAETVAEADRVRAEAVAGAEKLIADATDDAERLRAEAAETVGTAQRHAERMRADADRARSEAEAEAERLTGSAREEADRTLDEARSEANKRRSEAAEQVDTLISETAAEADKLIAEARQQAQKATADAEGQADTMVGAARTEADRIVSEATVEGNSRVEKARTDADELLVGARRDATAIRERAEELRERVTSEIEELHERARRESAETMKSTGDRCDALIKASEEQLSKAQAKAKELVSEANSEAGKVRIAAVKKAEGLLKEAEQKKTRLVKEAEDLKAEAIREARRTVEEGKRELEILVRRREDINTEISRVQDVLEALESFEGPAGKDGGVKAGATVGPPRSGGKNSEG
- a CDS encoding cellulose-binding protein, which codes for MSDTSPYGFELVRRGYDRAQVDERISKLVSDRDSALSRITALEKRIEELHLETQNAQAQITDAEPSYAGLGARVEKILRLAEEEAKDLREEARRASEQHRELAESAAQQVRNDAEAFAAERKAKSEDEGVRIVEKAKGEASQLRSDAQKDAQSKREEADALFEETRAKAAQAAADFETNLAKRREQSERDLASRQQKAEKRLAEIEHRAEQLRLEAEKLRTDADRRARQTVETAQRQAEDIVADANAKADRIRSESERELAALTNRRDSINAQLTNVREMLATLTGAAVAAAGSPVEDETVARGVPAQQTR
- a CDS encoding ABC transporter permease; translation: MSTQKPPTPEAPAVAPGGSHSGYSSPIPVTRTHLGHALASEWTKMKSVRSTVWTLGVFVLLVVGIGLLAAVAVGGAGELSGQNPLTFGFFGLLLGMMCVMTLGVLTTASEYGTGMIRTTMTACPSRGRVLAAKSIVFFVVAFVVTLATVSFVALLQTSILKGHGARTPSGGEWLKATVGISLYIALLGLLSLLVGSMIRHSAGAITIMIGAVLAPLVTALFMNANSLEKVQQALLEYSIPSQMGVFYDNTLSHSGPSGWEPLWIMLGVTAAAFAGAYALLESRDV
- a CDS encoding ATP/GTP-binding protein, with protein sequence MSPRRNRPKTADSSGRGAEDDRSGRYGGWQSTESWQGEEWSVRHVAGASTDGKTYRCPGCDQVIPSGVPHVVAWPEHSGVDDRRHWHKACWNARDRRTTRVRRSGNWPRF